Below is a genomic region from Pirellulales bacterium.
GGCGTGGCCACGTTGTAGGGCAGGTTTGCCACTAACTTCAGCTGGCGCCCGGGACTGGCAGCCAACTCGTCGCGCAGTGCATCCAGTACAGCCTGGCTCAAGTTGTTCTTATTGCGCAGCGCATCGAGCGACAGTAAGCGAACATTGTCGAAATCGATCAACTCTTCGCTGGCCAACTGGTGCAACTGCGGATCGATCTCGACCGAGACCACCGCCGCCACATGCGGTGCCATCATCCCCGTGAGTGATCCAGTGCCGGTGCCCACTTCGAGA
It encodes:
- a CDS encoding rRNA adenine N-6-methyltransferase family protein; translated protein: MTTTPAAQTQSFLIRRFAEVGIHPNSKRGQNFLIDLNLARLLVDAAQLMSDDVILEVGTGTGSLTGMMAPHVAAVVSVEIDPQLHQLASEELIDFDNVRLLSLDALRNKNNLSQAVLDALRDELAASPGRQLKLVANLPYNVATP